The following coding sequences are from one Luteimonas sp. S4-F44 window:
- a CDS encoding 3-oxoacid CoA-transferase subunit B, with the protein MAVILLTRDQIARRVARDIPEGAYVNLGIGLPTTVANYLPADKEIFLQSENGLLGMGPAPAPGDEDPELINAGKQPVTLLRGGCYFHHADSFAMMRGGHLDICVLGAFQVSTAGDLANWSTGAPDAIPAVGGAMDLAIGAKQVFVTMELLTRDGRSKLVDVCTYPLTGIGCVSRLYTDHGVIDVGVAGARAIELADGLSIDDLRRLTGLAIAAPSGVSA; encoded by the coding sequence ATGGCTGTCATCCTGTTGACCCGCGACCAGATCGCGCGCCGCGTCGCCCGCGACATTCCCGAGGGCGCCTACGTCAATCTCGGTATCGGCCTGCCGACCACGGTCGCTAACTACCTGCCGGCCGACAAGGAGATCTTCCTGCAGTCGGAGAACGGCCTGCTCGGCATGGGGCCGGCGCCTGCGCCCGGCGACGAGGACCCCGAGCTGATCAACGCCGGCAAGCAGCCGGTGACGCTGCTGCGCGGCGGCTGCTATTTCCACCACGCCGACTCGTTCGCGATGATGCGCGGCGGCCACCTCGACATCTGCGTGCTCGGCGCGTTTCAGGTGTCGACCGCCGGCGATCTCGCCAATTGGAGTACCGGCGCACCGGACGCGATCCCCGCGGTCGGCGGCGCGATGGATCTGGCCATCGGCGCCAAGCAGGTCTTCGTGACGATGGAACTGCTGACCCGGGACGGGCGGAGCAAGCTCGTCGACGTCTGCACATACCCGCTGACCGGCATCGGTTGCGTCTCGCGCCTGTACACCGACCACGGCGTCATCGACGTCGGCGTGGCGGGTGCGCGTGCGATCGAACTCGCCGACGGCCTGTCGATCGACGACCTGCGTCGCCTCACCGGGCTCGCCATCGCCGCCCCATCCGGAGTGTCCGCATGA
- a CDS encoding 3-oxoacid CoA-transferase subunit A: MIDKSLASCRDAVADIHDGATVMIGGFGTAGMPDELIDALIDQGARALTIVNNNAGNGDTGLAALIAKKRVRKVVCSFPRQSDSHHFDAAFHAGEIELELVPQGNLAARIQAAGAGLGAIFTPTGFGTELAEGKETREIDGRQYVLEYPIRADFALVKAWQGDRWGNLVYRKAARNFGPIMAMAAATTIVQVAEVVELGALDPEHVVTPGIFVQRVVAVGGAH, translated from the coding sequence GTGATCGACAAATCCCTCGCCAGCTGCCGCGACGCGGTGGCCGACATCCACGACGGTGCCACCGTGATGATCGGTGGCTTCGGCACCGCCGGCATGCCCGACGAACTGATCGACGCGCTGATCGACCAGGGCGCGCGTGCGCTGACGATCGTCAACAACAACGCCGGCAACGGCGATACGGGTCTGGCCGCGCTGATCGCGAAGAAGCGCGTGCGCAAGGTCGTGTGCTCGTTCCCGCGCCAGAGCGATTCGCACCATTTCGACGCGGCGTTCCACGCCGGCGAGATCGAGCTGGAACTTGTGCCCCAGGGCAATCTCGCCGCACGCATCCAGGCTGCGGGCGCCGGGCTCGGCGCGATCTTCACGCCGACCGGCTTCGGCACCGAACTGGCGGAGGGCAAGGAGACGCGCGAGATCGACGGCCGGCAGTACGTGCTCGAGTATCCGATCCGGGCCGACTTCGCGCTGGTCAAGGCCTGGCAGGGCGACCGCTGGGGCAACCTCGTCTACCGCAAGGCCGCCCGCAACTTCGGCCCGATCATGGCGATGGCCGCGGCCACGACCATCGTGCAGGTCGCCGAGGTGGTCGAACTCGGTGCGCTCGATCCCGAGCACGTGGTCACGCCGGGCATCTTCGTGCAGCGCGTGGTCGCGGTCGGAGGCGCGCACTGA
- a CDS encoding benzoate/H(+) symporter BenE family transporter, whose amino-acid sequence MPAILAGVVSTVIAYAGPAVIVFQAGAFLPADLVASWVWAISIGSGVLCVGLSLRYRVPVIVAWSIPGSVLLLVALPAVDFAVAVGAYLVAALAILGIGLSGMFDRIVSRLPAAITAAMLAGLLFGFAAELFVGMAGQPLLVLAMCLAFFVGRRWFPRYAVLAVLVVGVGVALAAGQIAGPVPALQPTMPTWTTPRFEWHAIVDIALPLVVVALTGQFVPGLALIRNSGYAEPPARPLIAWSGLASALLAPLGCHGLTPAAVTAALCMGTEASEDPRRRYVAGVVAGLVYALFGFFAATVIGLFAMLPAELVATLAGLALFPAIANAMTTALSWPDDRDAALVTFIVSASGMSLLGLGAPFWGLVFGLAVHALLQRRRARIAAPAAQASK is encoded by the coding sequence ATGCCGGCCATCCTGGCCGGCGTCGTCTCCACCGTGATCGCCTACGCGGGTCCGGCGGTGATCGTGTTCCAGGCCGGCGCATTCCTGCCGGCCGACCTGGTGGCGTCGTGGGTATGGGCGATCTCGATCGGCAGCGGCGTGCTGTGCGTGGGCCTGAGCCTGCGCTACCGCGTGCCGGTCATCGTCGCCTGGTCGATCCCCGGCTCGGTGCTGCTGCTGGTCGCGTTGCCGGCGGTCGACTTCGCGGTCGCCGTCGGCGCCTACCTCGTGGCGGCGCTGGCGATCCTCGGGATCGGGCTGTCGGGCATGTTCGACCGCATCGTCTCCCGGCTGCCCGCGGCGATCACCGCCGCGATGCTGGCCGGCCTCCTGTTCGGTTTCGCGGCCGAGCTGTTCGTCGGCATGGCCGGGCAGCCGCTGCTGGTGCTGGCGATGTGTCTCGCGTTCTTCGTCGGCCGGCGCTGGTTCCCGCGCTACGCCGTGCTCGCGGTGCTGGTCGTCGGCGTCGGCGTCGCACTGGCGGCCGGACAGATCGCAGGGCCGGTCCCGGCGCTGCAACCGACGATGCCGACGTGGACCACGCCGCGCTTCGAATGGCACGCCATCGTCGACATCGCGCTGCCGCTGGTGGTCGTGGCCTTGACCGGCCAGTTCGTGCCCGGCCTGGCGCTGATCCGCAACAGCGGCTACGCCGAGCCCCCGGCCCGCCCGCTGATCGCGTGGTCGGGCCTGGCCTCGGCCCTGCTGGCGCCGCTCGGCTGCCACGGCCTGACCCCGGCTGCGGTCACGGCGGCGCTCTGCATGGGCACCGAGGCGAGCGAAGATCCGCGCAGGCGTTACGTCGCCGGTGTCGTGGCCGGCCTCGTCTATGCGCTGTTCGGGTTCTTCGCCGCCACCGTGATCGGGCTGTTCGCGATGTTGCCTGCCGAATTGGTGGCCACGCTGGCGGGCCTGGCGCTGTTCCCCGCGATCGCCAACGCGATGACGACCGCGCTGTCGTGGCCGGACGATCGCGACGCCGCATTGGTCACCTTCATCGTGTCCGCGTCCGGCATGTCACTGCTGGGCCTGGGCGCGCCGTTCTGGGGCCTGGTGTTCGGCCTGGCCGTGCACGCGCTGCTGCAACGGCGCCGTGCCCGCATCGCCGCGCCCGCCGCGCAGGCATCGAAATGA
- a CDS encoding aromatic acid/H+ symport family MFS transporter, which translates to MHNVDVNAAIDQSRFGGFQWGVVAICGLLLVADGYDVFIAGSVLPTLIDEWGLTKPQAGALQAWALFGMLFGALIFGSLADRFGRRTGVLISFVLFTTATFFTGFANDPTQFKIARFLAGMGCGGLMPNAVALVSEYSPRRLRGTMVALMFSGYSVGGMVSAGLGVWMIPTMGWKPMFWIAALPLLFLPLIWWKLPESLGFLIKRGEQERARAILGKLTGAAPTPQQILVYSDSKGGRASLPELFRHGRSLHTLMLWTAFFCCLLLVFLLSSWLPKVMQEAGYAERAALLTLFSLNSGGMVGAIVGGWFGDRFGLPRVVVAFFVAATASIALIGFNLPVAALFTLVFIAGATVIGTQILLYASVAQLYDLSVRSTGLGWASGVGRIGAIVGPTLGGVLLARELPLQQNFLIFAIPALVATIATLVYALSMHGATRAQPAAVAPARS; encoded by the coding sequence ATGCACAACGTCGATGTGAATGCAGCAATCGATCAAAGCCGTTTCGGCGGATTCCAATGGGGCGTGGTGGCGATCTGCGGCCTGCTACTGGTGGCCGACGGCTACGACGTGTTCATCGCCGGCTCGGTGCTGCCGACGCTGATCGACGAGTGGGGACTGACCAAACCCCAGGCCGGCGCCCTGCAGGCCTGGGCGCTGTTCGGCATGCTGTTCGGCGCGCTGATCTTCGGCTCGCTGGCCGACAGGTTCGGACGTCGGACCGGCGTGCTGATCAGCTTCGTGCTGTTCACCACCGCGACCTTCTTCACCGGCTTCGCCAACGATCCGACCCAGTTCAAGATCGCCCGCTTCCTGGCCGGCATGGGCTGCGGCGGACTGATGCCCAATGCGGTCGCGCTGGTCAGCGAGTACTCGCCCAGGCGCCTGCGCGGCACGATGGTGGCGCTGATGTTCAGCGGCTACTCGGTCGGCGGCATGGTCTCGGCGGGCCTGGGCGTGTGGATGATTCCGACGATGGGTTGGAAGCCCATGTTCTGGATCGCCGCGCTGCCGCTGCTGTTCCTGCCGCTGATCTGGTGGAAGCTGCCCGAATCGTTGGGATTTCTGATCAAGCGCGGCGAACAGGAACGCGCCAGGGCGATCCTGGGCAAGCTCACCGGCGCTGCGCCGACGCCGCAACAGATCCTGGTCTACAGCGATTCCAAGGGCGGCAGGGCCTCGCTGCCGGAGCTGTTCCGCCACGGCCGCTCGCTGCACACGCTGATGCTGTGGACCGCGTTCTTCTGCTGCCTGCTGCTGGTGTTCCTGCTCAGCTCCTGGTTGCCGAAGGTCATGCAGGAAGCCGGCTACGCCGAACGTGCGGCCCTGCTGACGCTGTTCTCGCTGAACTCCGGCGGCATGGTCGGCGCTATCGTGGGGGGCTGGTTCGGCGACCGCTTCGGCCTGCCGCGCGTGGTAGTGGCGTTCTTCGTCGCGGCCACCGCGTCGATCGCGCTGATCGGGTTCAACCTGCCGGTCGCTGCACTGTTCACGCTTGTGTTCATCGCCGGCGCCACGGTCATCGGCACGCAGATCCTGCTGTATGCCAGCGTCGCGCAGCTCTACGACCTGTCGGTGCGGTCGACCGGCCTGGGGTGGGCGTCGGGCGTGGGCCGCATCGGCGCGATCGTCGGACCGACGCTCGGCGGCGTGCTGCTGGCCCGGGAACTGCCGCTGCAGCAGAACTTCCTGATCTTCGCGATTCCCGCCCTGGTCGCGACGATCGCGACACTGGTGTACGCGCTGTCGATGCACGGCGCCACCAGGGCCCAGCCGGCCGCCGTGGCCCCGGCCCGGTCCTGA
- the salA gene encoding salicylate 1-monooxygenase: protein MSARVRVGIVGGGIAGVGLALGLKDHAHLDVTLFESARAFGEIGAGVSFGANAVRAIAGLGMGDAYAALADRTPAPWDDVWFEWRHGDDTRLLGTSRAPGVGQSSVHRADFLDALATRLPLSMTQFNRRATHVEQTEDSARVRFADGTDHEADIVIASDGIKSSLRDDVLRGLGHVPVAPRFTGTCAYRGMIESDRLRRAFEAVGVDTHLVDVPQMILGLDAHILTFPVKQGRLINVVAFVSDRSDSDPQWPAGHSWVREASRREMLEAFAHWGVAARTLLACIDAPTHWALHELAQLPGYVHGRLALIGDAAHAMLPHQGAGAGQGLEDAYFLARLLADPAIARGNLPGLLAAYDAIRRPRACRVQQTSWEAGELYELRDPAAGRDDALLGATLETRFDWIWQHDLDADVAAAHAQLRRASVV from the coding sequence ATGAGTGCGCGCGTGCGCGTGGGCATCGTCGGCGGCGGCATCGCCGGTGTCGGGCTGGCGCTGGGCCTCAAGGACCATGCCCATCTGGACGTGACGCTGTTCGAGTCGGCGCGGGCGTTCGGCGAGATCGGGGCCGGGGTGTCGTTCGGCGCGAACGCGGTGCGCGCGATCGCCGGCCTGGGCATGGGCGACGCCTACGCGGCGTTGGCCGATCGCACGCCTGCGCCCTGGGACGACGTCTGGTTCGAGTGGCGGCATGGCGACGACACACGCCTGCTGGGCACCAGCCGCGCGCCGGGCGTGGGACAGTCGTCGGTGCATCGCGCCGATTTCCTCGACGCGCTGGCGACGCGGCTTCCGCTGAGCATGACGCAGTTCAACAGGCGCGCGACGCACGTCGAGCAGACCGAGGACAGCGCACGCGTGCGCTTCGCCGACGGCACCGATCACGAGGCCGACATCGTGATCGCGTCCGACGGCATCAAGTCCAGCCTGCGCGACGACGTGCTGCGCGGCCTCGGCCATGTGCCGGTCGCGCCGCGCTTCACCGGTACCTGCGCCTACCGCGGCATGATCGAAAGCGATCGCCTGCGCCGTGCGTTCGAGGCGGTCGGCGTGGACACGCACCTTGTGGACGTGCCGCAGATGATCCTGGGCCTGGACGCCCACATCCTCACGTTCCCGGTCAAGCAGGGCCGGCTGATCAACGTGGTCGCGTTCGTGTCCGACCGCAGCGACTCCGATCCGCAATGGCCGGCCGGCCACTCGTGGGTGCGCGAGGCCAGCCGCCGCGAGATGCTCGAAGCCTTCGCGCACTGGGGCGTCGCCGCGCGCACGCTGCTGGCGTGCATCGACGCGCCGACGCACTGGGCATTGCACGAACTCGCGCAGCTGCCCGGCTATGTCCACGGTCGCCTGGCGCTGATCGGCGATGCCGCGCACGCGATGCTGCCGCACCAGGGCGCCGGTGCCGGGCAGGGGCTGGAGGATGCGTACTTCCTCGCCAGGCTGCTCGCCGATCCGGCGATCGCGCGTGGGAATCTGCCCGGCCTGCTCGCGGCCTACGACGCCATCCGTCGACCGCGCGCCTGCCGGGTGCAGCAGACCTCGTGGGAAGCCGGCGAACTCTACGAGCTGCGCGATCCCGCGGCGGGCCGCGACGACGCCCTGCTGGGCGCAACGCTGGAAACGCGCTTCGACTGGATCTGGCAGCACGACCTCGACGCCGACGTCGCCGCCGCGCACGCGCAGCTGCGGCGGGCGTCGGTGGTCTGA
- the benD gene encoding benzoate diol dehydrogenase BenD, which produces MSARFAGKVMVVTGAAQGIGRGVALRASAEGASVVFVDRADFVGDVAAEAAGPSAHVVADLETHAGAVAAMDHAVKAFGGIDILVNNIGGAIRMRPFDAFEPAQIDAEIRRSLMPTLYGCHAVLPHLLARGGGTIVNVSSNATRGIHRVPYSAAKGGINALTMSLAMEFATRDIRVVATAPGGTSAPARRVPRNVEGDSAQEQAWMAQAVEQVTASAFMKRYGTLDEQIAPILFLASDEASYITGSVLPVAGGDLG; this is translated from the coding sequence ATGAGCGCGCGCTTCGCCGGCAAGGTCATGGTGGTCACCGGCGCCGCCCAGGGCATCGGCCGAGGCGTCGCGCTGCGTGCGTCGGCGGAAGGCGCGTCGGTCGTGTTCGTCGATCGGGCGGACTTCGTCGGCGATGTCGCCGCCGAGGCGGCCGGCCCGAGTGCGCATGTCGTCGCCGACCTCGAGACGCATGCAGGCGCGGTCGCCGCGATGGACCACGCGGTAAAGGCCTTCGGCGGCATCGACATTCTGGTCAACAACATCGGAGGCGCGATCCGCATGCGGCCCTTCGATGCGTTCGAGCCTGCACAGATCGACGCCGAGATCCGCCGCTCGCTGATGCCGACGCTGTACGGCTGCCATGCGGTGTTGCCGCATCTGCTCGCGCGCGGCGGCGGGACCATCGTCAACGTGTCCTCGAACGCGACGCGCGGCATTCACCGCGTGCCCTATTCGGCTGCGAAGGGCGGCATCAACGCATTGACGATGTCGCTGGCGATGGAGTTCGCGACCCGCGACATCCGCGTCGTCGCGACCGCGCCGGGCGGCACCAGCGCGCCGGCGCGCCGCGTGCCGCGCAACGTGGAAGGCGACTCGGCGCAGGAACAGGCGTGGATGGCTCAGGCCGTCGAGCAGGTCACCGCGTCCGCCTTCATGAAGCGCTACGGCACGCTCGACGAACAGATCGCGCCGATCCTGTTCCTGGCCTCGGACGAGGCCTCCTACATCACCGGCTCGGTGCTGCCGGTCGCCGGCGGCGACCTGGGCTGA
- the benC gene encoding benzoate 1,2-dioxygenase electron transfer component BenC → MKYRIALNFEDGVTRFIDCRADEKVLDAAFRNRINLPMDCSDGVCGTCKCRADSGSYELGDDYIDDALSEDEKDDGLVLTCQMVPTSDCVIAVPVASSMCKTGQQGFAATVARIEPHNDAAIVLKLTVDGEAPAFLPGQYVNIGVPGSGEQRAYSFSSAPGDATLSFLIKRVPGGLMSGWLDRALPGTRVELAGPLGSFYLRQVRRPVLMLAGGTGLAPFLSMLETLARAGSTQPIHLIYGVTRDLDLVLVDQVEGYAARLPNFSYCTVVADAASCHPRKGWVTQHMTPEALNAGDVDIYLCGPPAMVDAVRGYFDAVGVQPASFHYEKFVPSPPARDRAA, encoded by the coding sequence ATGAAGTACCGAATCGCATTGAACTTCGAGGACGGAGTCACCCGTTTCATCGACTGCAGGGCCGACGAGAAGGTCCTCGACGCGGCGTTCCGCAACCGCATCAACCTGCCGATGGATTGCTCCGACGGCGTCTGTGGCACCTGCAAGTGCCGCGCCGACAGCGGCAGCTACGAACTGGGCGACGACTACATCGACGACGCGCTGAGTGAGGACGAGAAGGACGACGGTCTGGTGCTGACCTGCCAGATGGTCCCGACCAGCGACTGCGTGATCGCCGTTCCGGTCGCATCCTCGATGTGCAAGACCGGGCAACAGGGCTTCGCGGCCACGGTGGCGAGGATTGAGCCGCACAACGACGCGGCGATCGTGCTCAAACTCACGGTCGACGGCGAGGCGCCGGCGTTCCTGCCCGGCCAGTACGTCAACATCGGCGTGCCGGGCAGCGGCGAGCAGCGCGCGTACTCCTTCAGCTCGGCGCCCGGGGACGCGACGCTGTCGTTCCTGATCAAGCGCGTGCCCGGCGGCCTGATGAGCGGGTGGCTCGACAGGGCCTTGCCCGGCACCCGGGTCGAGCTGGCCGGCCCGCTCGGCAGCTTCTACCTGCGCCAGGTGCGGCGCCCGGTCCTGATGCTCGCTGGTGGCACCGGCCTGGCGCCGTTCCTGTCGATGCTCGAGACGTTGGCCCGGGCCGGCTCGACGCAGCCGATCCACCTGATCTACGGCGTCACCCGCGATCTCGACCTCGTGCTGGTCGACCAGGTCGAGGGCTACGCCGCGCGCCTGCCGAACTTCAGCTACTGCACCGTCGTCGCCGACGCGGCGTCCTGCCATCCGCGCAAGGGCTGGGTCACCCAGCACATGACGCCCGAGGCATTGAACGCCGGCGACGTCGACATCTACCTGTGCGGCCCGCCGGCGATGGTCGATGCGGTGCGCGGGTACTTCGACGCCGTCGGCGTGCAGCCGGCGAGCTTCCATTACGAGAAGTTCGTCCCCAGCCCGCCAGCACGGGACCGCGCCGCATGA
- the benB gene encoding benzoate 1,2-dioxygenase small subunit: MSQHPDYGRICAFLYREARLLDDRQWDDWLTLYAEDVRYWMPAWDDDDQLTEDPLSEISLIYYGDRSGLEDRVFRIKTERSGASTPEPRTVHSVLDVEVLADRGDALDVRYNFATHNHRYKRDDLFFGTMFVTLRRAGDDWLISDKKIVLKNDYIRQVIDIYHV, from the coding sequence ATGAGCCAGCACCCCGACTACGGCCGCATCTGCGCCTTCCTCTATCGCGAGGCGCGGCTGCTCGACGACCGGCAATGGGACGACTGGCTGACCCTGTACGCCGAGGACGTGCGCTACTGGATGCCTGCCTGGGACGACGACGACCAGCTGACCGAGGACCCGCTGTCGGAGATCTCGCTGATCTACTACGGCGACCGGTCGGGCCTGGAGGACCGCGTGTTCCGCATCAAGACCGAGCGCTCGGGGGCGTCCACGCCCGAGCCGCGGACCGTGCACAGCGTGCTCGATGTCGAAGTGCTCGCCGACCGCGGCGACGCACTCGACGTCCGCTACAACTTCGCCACGCACAACCACCGCTACAAGCGCGACGACCTGTTCTTCGGAACGATGTTCGTGACCTTGCGCCGGGCCGGTGACGACTGGCTGATCAGCGACAAGAAGATCGTGCTCAAGAACGACTACATCCGCCAGGTCATCGACATCTACCACGTCTGA
- a CDS encoding Rieske 2Fe-2S domain-containing protein, with product MSAIVDKVTELDLLLANAVQDDKEAGVFRCRRDIFTNADLFELEMKHIFERNWVYLAHESQLPENNDYYTTYIGRQPVVVTRDKTGELHAVINACAHKGAMLCRRKHGNKGSFTCPFHGWTFSNAGKLLKVKDEKTTQYPEQFNTDGSHDLKRVARFQNYRGFLFGSLDPDVAPLEDFLGETKVIIDQIVDQAPNGLEVLRGNSSYIYEGNWKLQMENGCDGYHVSSVHWNYLATMGRRKEEGTKAVDANSWSKSVAGVYGFDNGHILLWTNTRNPEVRPVYGQREEIAARVGEERAGFIVNQTRNLCLYPNVFLMDQFSTQIRVTRPISVDQTEISIFCFAPKGESAADRTLRLRQYEDFFNVSGMGTADDLEEFRACQNGYAASAAPWNDMSRGAPLWIDGPDENARRMGIAPLLSGERSEDEGLFVRQHAFWVQTMREALARERAAVAA from the coding sequence ATGTCCGCCATCGTTGACAAAGTCACGGAACTCGACCTGCTGCTCGCCAACGCGGTGCAGGACGACAAGGAAGCGGGCGTGTTCCGCTGCCGCCGCGACATCTTCACCAATGCCGACCTGTTCGAACTGGAGATGAAGCACATCTTCGAACGCAACTGGGTCTATCTCGCGCACGAGAGCCAGCTGCCGGAGAACAACGACTACTACACGACCTACATTGGCCGGCAGCCCGTCGTGGTCACCCGCGACAAGACCGGCGAACTGCACGCGGTCATCAACGCCTGCGCGCACAAGGGCGCGATGCTGTGCCGGCGCAAGCACGGCAACAAGGGCAGCTTCACCTGCCCCTTCCACGGCTGGACGTTCTCCAACGCGGGCAAGCTGCTGAAGGTCAAGGACGAGAAGACCACGCAGTATCCCGAGCAGTTCAACACCGACGGCTCGCACGACCTCAAGCGCGTCGCGCGGTTCCAGAACTACCGCGGCTTCCTGTTCGGCAGCCTGGACCCCGATGTCGCGCCGCTGGAGGACTTCCTCGGCGAGACGAAGGTGATCATCGACCAGATCGTCGACCAGGCGCCGAACGGCCTGGAGGTGCTGCGCGGCAATTCGTCCTACATCTACGAAGGCAACTGGAAGCTGCAGATGGAGAACGGCTGCGACGGCTACCACGTCAGCTCCGTGCACTGGAACTACCTGGCCACGATGGGCCGGCGCAAGGAGGAAGGCACCAAGGCGGTCGACGCCAACAGCTGGAGCAAGAGCGTGGCCGGCGTGTACGGCTTCGACAACGGCCATATCCTGCTGTGGACGAACACCCGGAACCCGGAAGTGCGCCCGGTGTACGGCCAGCGCGAGGAGATCGCCGCGCGTGTCGGCGAGGAACGCGCCGGCTTCATCGTCAACCAGACGCGTAACCTGTGCCTGTATCCGAACGTGTTCCTGATGGACCAGTTCTCCACGCAGATCCGAGTCACCCGGCCGATCAGCGTCGACCAAACCGAGATCAGCATCTTCTGCTTCGCGCCCAAGGGCGAGAGCGCCGCCGACCGCACGCTGCGCCTGCGCCAGTACGAGGATTTCTTCAATGTCTCGGGCATGGGCACGGCCGACGACCTCGAGGAATTCCGCGCCTGCCAGAACGGCTACGCGGCCAGCGCCGCGCCGTGGAACGACATGAGCCGCGGGGCGCCGCTGTGGATCGACGGCCCGGACGAGAATGCCCGGCGCATGGGGATCGCGCCGCTGCTGTCGGGCGAGCGCAGCGAGGACGAGGGGCTGTTCGTGCGCCAGCACGCGTTCTGGGTGCAGACCATGCGCGAGGCGCTGGCCCGGGAACGCGCGGCGGTGGCGGCATGA
- the catA gene encoding catechol 1,2-dioxygenase: MSIRVHDRPDVQQFLRTLSGLEQPGGDPRVKQIVHRLMSDLFKAIDELDITPDEYWAGIAWFNAIGAAGQAGLISPGLGLDHFLDLRLDAKDAELGIHGETPRTIEGPLYVAGAPVEHGFARLDDGRDTDGHPLIMHGTVYGADGKPVPRATVEVWHCDTRGFYSHFDPTGEQAPFNMRRTIIADDLGRYRFRSIVPKGYGVPPGSPTEQLLAALGRHGQRPAHIHFFVGDDAHRKLTTQINIAGDPLVDDDFAYATRDGLVPDIIEHADANGAEADGITGAHAEIRFDFHLTALVEGEDNQRVERPRAAA, encoded by the coding sequence ATGAGCATCCGCGTCCACGACCGCCCCGACGTGCAGCAGTTCCTGCGCACTCTCAGCGGCCTCGAGCAGCCGGGCGGCGATCCGCGCGTCAAGCAGATCGTCCACCGCCTGATGTCGGACCTGTTCAAGGCGATCGACGAGCTCGACATCACGCCGGACGAGTACTGGGCGGGCATCGCCTGGTTCAATGCGATCGGCGCCGCCGGCCAGGCCGGCCTGATCTCGCCGGGACTGGGGCTCGACCACTTCCTCGACCTGCGCCTGGACGCCAAGGACGCCGAGCTGGGCATCCACGGCGAAACACCGCGCACCATCGAAGGTCCGCTGTACGTCGCCGGCGCGCCGGTCGAGCACGGCTTCGCCCGCCTCGACGACGGCCGCGACACCGACGGCCATCCGCTGATCATGCACGGCACGGTCTACGGCGCCGACGGCAAGCCGGTGCCGCGCGCGACGGTCGAGGTCTGGCACTGCGACACGCGTGGCTTCTACTCGCACTTTGATCCCACCGGCGAGCAGGCGCCGTTCAACATGCGCCGCACGATCATTGCCGACGACCTGGGCCGCTACCGCTTCCGCTCCATCGTGCCCAAGGGCTACGGCGTGCCGCCGGGCAGCCCGACCGAGCAGCTGCTGGCCGCGCTCGGCCGCCATGGCCAGCGCCCGGCGCACATCCACTTCTTCGTCGGCGACGACGCGCACCGCAAGCTGACCACACAGATCAACATCGCCGGCGACCCGCTGGTCGACGACGACTTCGCCTATGCCACGCGCGACGGCCTGGTGCCCGACATCATCGAGCACGCGGATGCGAACGGCGCCGAAGCGGACGGCATCACCGGCGCGCATGCCGAGATCCGATTCGACTTCCACCTCACCGCGCTGGTCGAGGGCGAGGACAACCAGCGCGTCGAGCGCCCGCGCGCCGCAGCCTGA
- the catC gene encoding muconolactone Delta-isomerase, producing MLFQVRMDVQLPADMPAEIAADIKAREKAYFQALQRQGKWRHIWRVVGEYANYSIFDVADNTELHDTLSALPLFPYMRIAVTPLCRHPSSIHEDDR from the coding sequence ATGCTGTTTCAAGTACGGATGGATGTGCAGTTGCCGGCCGACATGCCGGCCGAGATCGCGGCCGACATCAAGGCGCGCGAGAAGGCCTATTTCCAGGCGCTGCAGCGCCAGGGCAAGTGGCGGCACATCTGGCGCGTGGTGGGCGAGTACGCGAACTACAGCATCTTCGACGTCGCCGACAACACCGAGCTGCACGACACGCTCTCGGCCCTGCCGCTGTTTCCGTACATGCGCATCGCGGTGACCCCGCTGTGCCGCCATCCATCCTCGATCCACGAGGACGACCGCTAG